In one Methylobacterium sp. SyP6R genomic region, the following are encoded:
- a CDS encoding GntR family transcriptional regulator, which translates to MKGDPAMAGETDDRSPTRHRLVEQVYGAIFSEITEGRLAPNTRLIQDELADAYGVSRQPVQQALLLLRNHGIVRDAPRRGLVVAPLEASFVQNLYEVRGVLEGLTSRLAAERNPARAGREGPPLVAAGRAAAQGGAVAELIAADIAFHRFLGEIADNPIIVETAAPHFNHLRRIMGEVLREDEAMPARIWDEHAAILDAIAAGEAEKADRLSRQHIARAATIFVDRLKAQEDAFAQEARSRRVRR; encoded by the coding sequence GTGAAGGGGGATCCGGCCATGGCCGGCGAGACGGATGACCGCAGCCCGACGCGCCACCGGCTCGTCGAACAGGTCTACGGTGCGATCTTCAGCGAGATCACCGAGGGGCGGCTGGCGCCGAACACGCGGCTGATCCAGGACGAGCTCGCCGATGCCTACGGCGTGTCGCGCCAGCCGGTGCAGCAGGCCCTGCTTCTCCTACGTAACCACGGCATCGTGCGCGATGCGCCGCGCCGCGGGCTGGTGGTGGCGCCGCTCGAAGCTTCGTTCGTGCAGAACCTCTACGAGGTGCGGGGCGTGCTGGAGGGCCTGACGAGCCGGCTCGCCGCCGAGCGCAACCCGGCCCGCGCCGGCCGGGAAGGCCCGCCCCTGGTGGCGGCCGGGCGCGCGGCGGCACAGGGCGGCGCGGTCGCGGAGCTGATCGCCGCCGACATCGCCTTCCACCGCTTCCTCGGCGAGATCGCCGACAACCCGATCATCGTCGAGACCGCGGCGCCGCACTTCAACCACCTGCGGCGGATCATGGGCGAGGTCCTGCGCGAGGACGAGGCGATGCCGGCTCGCATCTGGGACGAGCACGCGGCGATCCTCGACGCGATCGCGGCCGGCGAGGCCGAAAAGGCCGACCGCCTGTCGCGCCAACACATCGCCCGGGCCGCCACGATCTTCGTGGACCGGCTCAAGGCGCAGGAGGATGCCTTCGCCCAGGAGGCGCGGAGCCGGCGGGTCAGGCGGTAG
- a CDS encoding PAS domain S-box protein, with protein sequence MSAPGGTGTGDLLAAAIVAARTRAGPLLTALEHSRQPMLISDPRLPDNPVVFANQAFLTLTGYESREVLGRNCRFLQGPETDPGAMAAIREGLREQRVVRVTILNYRRDGSRFWNQLLVCPIHDEAGRLVNFFASQVDMSHVHEAEAGRTRLADIERRLTEAQRQLSLTLSSAGIAGTWDWDIQAKRLHVDGRFAALTGLSPAPRPGTLPLDPGPLPVSAFFSGIHPLDRLRVRLAVSGILGGAEVFDKEYRLLAPDGSVRWVHARGRCHFGADERPARFTGVLVEVTEQKRVEERLRIAQSAGRVGAFEHVPGFATVAASPQFCSLLGLVPARTVAASAVNALVVEGDPPLLAPDQRHEGELPPVETRVRLADTGEVRWLARRGEAIRDTETSGLRHVGVIYDITESKQAEVALRELNDTLEARVREAVAERERAEEQLRQSQKMEAVGQLTGGIAHDFNNLLTGIVGSLDLMQTRINEGRTENLTRYAGLAMASAQRAAALTHRLLAFSRRQPLESRPVDANRLVSSMDELMRRTLGERVQLEVVVAGGLWLTLCDPNQLENAILNLAINARDAMPEGGRLTIETANAHLDDAYAAREVGVRAGQYVCIGVTDTGTGMPPDVIARAFDPFFTTKPIGQGTGLGLSMIYGFAKQSEGNVKIYSEAGQGTTVKLYLPRYHGEIEASSDIRGEAPRAERGETVLVVEDDPTVRALVIEVLHELGYRTLEAGDGPAGLRLLQSASHIDLLVTDVGLPGLNGRQLADQARLVRPNLKVLFMTGYAENAAFGNGHLGPGMQMITKPFPVEGLATKIRSIIEG encoded by the coding sequence GTGAGCGCGCCCGGCGGCACCGGCACCGGCGATTTGCTCGCCGCGGCCATCGTGGCGGCCCGGACACGGGCCGGACCGCTCCTGACCGCCCTGGAGCATTCGCGCCAGCCGATGCTCATCAGCGACCCCCGCCTGCCCGACAACCCGGTCGTCTTCGCCAACCAGGCCTTCCTGACGCTCACCGGCTACGAATCCCGCGAGGTGCTGGGGCGCAACTGTCGCTTCCTGCAGGGGCCCGAGACCGATCCGGGGGCGATGGCGGCGATCCGCGAGGGCCTGCGCGAGCAGCGCGTGGTCCGCGTCACGATCCTGAACTACCGCCGCGACGGCAGCCGGTTCTGGAACCAGCTGCTCGTCTGCCCGATCCACGACGAAGCCGGCCGCCTCGTCAACTTCTTCGCCTCGCAGGTGGACATGTCGCATGTCCACGAGGCGGAGGCCGGGCGCACGCGGCTCGCCGACATCGAGCGGCGCTTGACGGAAGCGCAGCGCCAGCTCTCCCTGACCCTCTCCTCGGCCGGCATCGCCGGCACCTGGGACTGGGACATCCAGGCCAAGCGCCTGCATGTCGACGGGCGCTTCGCCGCGCTCACCGGGCTTTCTCCCGCGCCGCGGCCCGGTACCCTGCCGCTCGATCCCGGCCCGCTGCCGGTGAGCGCGTTCTTCTCCGGCATCCATCCCCTCGACCGCCTGCGGGTGCGGCTTGCGGTGAGCGGCATCCTCGGCGGGGCCGAGGTGTTCGACAAGGAATACCGCCTGCTCGCGCCGGACGGCTCGGTGCGCTGGGTCCATGCCCGCGGCCGCTGCCATTTCGGCGCCGACGAGCGGCCGGCCCGCTTCACCGGCGTGCTGGTCGAGGTGACCGAGCAGAAACGGGTCGAGGAGCGCCTGCGCATCGCCCAGTCGGCGGGCCGCGTCGGCGCCTTCGAGCACGTGCCGGGCTTCGCCACCGTGGCGGCCTCGCCGCAATTCTGCAGCCTGCTCGGCCTGGTGCCGGCCCGCACCGTGGCGGCGAGTGCCGTCAACGCGCTGGTGGTCGAGGGCGACCCGCCGCTGCTGGCGCCCGACCAGCGCCACGAGGGCGAATTACCGCCGGTCGAGACCCGGGTGCGGCTGGCCGATACCGGCGAGGTGCGCTGGCTCGCCCGCCGCGGCGAGGCGATCCGCGACACCGAGACCTCGGGCCTGCGCCATGTCGGAGTGATCTACGACATCACCGAGTCGAAACAGGCCGAGGTGGCCCTTCGCGAGCTCAACGACACCCTGGAGGCACGGGTGCGCGAGGCGGTGGCCGAGCGCGAGCGGGCCGAGGAGCAGCTGCGCCAGTCGCAGAAGATGGAGGCGGTGGGGCAACTCACCGGGGGCATTGCCCACGACTTCAACAACCTGCTCACCGGCATCGTCGGCTCGCTCGACCTGATGCAGACCCGCATCAACGAGGGCCGGACCGAGAACCTGACCCGCTATGCCGGCCTCGCCATGGCCTCGGCCCAGCGCGCCGCGGCGCTCACCCATCGCCTGCTCGCCTTCTCGCGCCGTCAGCCGCTCGAATCGCGGCCCGTCGACGCCAACCGGCTGGTCAGCTCGATGGACGAGCTGATGCGCCGCACGCTCGGCGAGCGGGTGCAGCTGGAGGTGGTGGTGGCCGGCGGCCTGTGGCTGACCTTGTGCGACCCCAACCAGCTCGAGAACGCGATCCTCAACCTCGCGATCAATGCCCGCGACGCGATGCCGGAGGGTGGGCGCCTGACCATCGAGACCGCCAACGCCCATCTCGACGATGCCTATGCGGCCCGGGAGGTCGGCGTGCGGGCGGGGCAATATGTCTGCATCGGCGTGACCGATACCGGCACCGGCATGCCGCCGGACGTGATCGCCCGCGCCTTCGACCCGTTCTTCACCACCAAGCCCATCGGCCAGGGCACGGGCCTCGGCCTGTCGATGATCTACGGCTTCGCCAAGCAGTCGGAGGGCAACGTCAAGATCTATTCGGAGGCCGGGCAGGGCACGACGGTCAAGCTCTACCTGCCGCGCTACCACGGCGAGATCGAAGCCTCTTCGGACATCCGGGGCGAGGCGCCGCGAGCCGAGCGCGGCGAGACGGTCCTGGTGGTCGAGGACGACCCGACCGTGCGGGCCCTGGTGATCGAGGTGCTGCACGAGCTCGGCTACCGCACGCTCGAGGCCGGCGACGGGCCGGCGGGCCTGCGCCTGCTGCAATCGGCCTCACACATCGACCTTCTGGTCACCGATGTCGGCCTGCCGGGCCTCAATGGCCGCCAGCTCGCCGACCAGGCCCGGCTGGTGCGCCCGAACCTGAAGGTGCTGTTCATGACCGGCTATGCCGAGAACGCCGCCTTCGGCAACGGGCATCTCGGCCCGGGGATGCAGATGATCACCAAGCCGTTCCCGGTCGAGGGGCTGGCGACCAAGATCCGGTCGATCATCGAGGGGTGA
- a CDS encoding chemotaxis protein CheX codes for MSGDAMEDGATVGLTELQQDAFTELVNIGVSRAAASLRQMIGTQVLLSVPSVEIVSRQSAARLIGEREAAPLVVVHQDFEGAFAGRALLIFPQENGRELVRAVAGEELSPEEVAALEDEALAETGNIILNGCLATMANMLQRTLTMSLPGILRGDGPRIFETQGGEAAGAESLVLFLYIDFSVSERDIRGYLAMLMDLPSLENLRLLVDEFIARALGDLDA; via the coding sequence ATGAGCGGGGATGCCATGGAGGACGGGGCGACGGTCGGCCTGACCGAGCTGCAGCAGGACGCCTTCACCGAACTCGTCAATATCGGGGTGAGCCGCGCCGCCGCGAGCCTGCGCCAGATGATCGGCACCCAGGTGCTGCTCTCGGTGCCCTCCGTCGAGATCGTCTCGCGCCAGTCCGCCGCGCGTCTGATCGGCGAGCGCGAGGCGGCGCCGCTGGTGGTGGTCCATCAGGATTTCGAGGGCGCCTTTGCGGGCCGTGCCCTGCTGATCTTCCCGCAGGAGAACGGCCGCGAACTGGTCCGGGCCGTCGCCGGCGAGGAACTGTCGCCCGAGGAGGTCGCGGCGCTCGAGGACGAGGCCCTGGCCGAGACCGGCAACATCATCCTCAACGGCTGCCTCGCCACCATGGCGAACATGCTCCAGCGCACGCTGACCATGTCGCTGCCCGGCATCCTGCGCGGGGACGGCCCGCGGATCTTCGAGACGCAAGGCGGCGAGGCGGCGGGCGCGGAATCCCTGGTGCTGTTCCTCTACATCGACTTCTCGGTGAGCGAGCGCGACATCCGCGGTTACCTGGCGATGCTGATGGACCTGCCGTCGCTGGAGAACCTGCGGCTCCTGGTGGACGAGTTCATCGCCCGCGCCCTCGGCGACCTGGACGCGTGA
- a CDS encoding response regulator transcription factor, whose product MSQPSTPQIPAAPAPVTVLVVDDSKLARAVAVRLLRQARPDWAVREAAHAEEALGVVADGSVDVALLDFNMPGKDGLALAAELRAGRPGMPIAVISANIQDEVIARARELQATFLAKPLTGDALAGFLSGAALRLRRGGPA is encoded by the coding sequence ATGTCGCAGCCTTCGACGCCGCAAATCCCGGCCGCCCCCGCGCCCGTCACCGTCCTGGTGGTGGACGACAGCAAGCTTGCGCGGGCCGTCGCCGTACGGTTGCTGCGGCAGGCGAGGCCCGATTGGGCGGTGCGCGAGGCGGCCCATGCCGAGGAGGCCCTGGGCGTCGTGGCCGACGGGTCGGTCGACGTGGCGCTCCTCGACTTCAACATGCCGGGCAAGGACGGTCTCGCCCTCGCGGCAGAGCTGCGCGCCGGGCGGCCGGGGATGCCGATCGCCGTGATCTCGGCCAACATCCAGGACGAGGTGATCGCCCGCGCCCGCGAGCTCCAGGCGACCTTCCTGGCCAAGCCCCTCACCGGCGACGCGCTGGCGGGGTTCCTCTCGGGCGCCGCCTTACGCCTGCGCCGGGGCGGCCCGGCATGA